One Onychostoma macrolepis isolate SWU-2019 chromosome 15, ASM1243209v1, whole genome shotgun sequence DNA segment encodes these proteins:
- the LOC131554108 gene encoding uncharacterized protein LOC131554108, producing the protein MDVTCKYWPYLQIVAKSCPELQHLLNMKPFLSVFHAKAHDFKCEVKWSGAYQDGAGCTEVEQCNAFLSRIAVTTKHMSKPGRTDMLTLMAMRWNQQKFNNLATALTRRYQKTTKALQSQVQNLESVKVELAVTESQLEDWLNDVKEWADATTTTNDVDALASRIEVLVASIKRRSQRLYKDTDGNKGHARIRRKVREEKGILTSVVEKYNRMVPNTETLCLETILSGETAWPWQLPHSDSVDLRTKIKAFDIIMSLRRLQEEQKIFVAEMDNHWKYLSTRAGTLRELSCLFASETLKNSQCGLSEEGLKGLQSIIHRKQRKIREMRVQARDCYLQVLSGAENNLLNKLSADDYDSDFEISDDEL; encoded by the exons atggaTGTGACCTGCAAATATTGGCCCTACCTCCAAATAGTTGCAAAAAGCTGCCCAGAGCTCCAGCACCTTCTTAACATGAAGCCCTTCCTTTCAGTCTTCCATGCCAAAGCCCATGATTTTAAATGCGAG GTGAAATGGAGTGGGGCATATCAGGATGGGGCTGGTTGCACTGAGGTGGAACAGTGCAATGCTTTCCTGTCTAGGATTGCGGTGACCACAAAACACATGTCCAAACCAG GACGCACAGACATGCTGACTCTCATGGCCATGCGCTGGAATCAGCAAAAGTTCAACAATTTGGCCACAGCACTGACCCGCCGTTATCAGAAG ACCACAAAAGCTCTGCAAAGCCAGGTGCAAAACCTAGAGTCTGTGAAAGTCGAATTGGCAGTGACAGAGAGCCAACTGGAAGACTGGCTCAATGATGTAAAGGAGTGGGCAGACG CAACAACAACCACAAATGATGTTGATGCCTTGGCTAGCAGAATTGAGGTGCTGGTGGCGAGTATCAAGAGACGTTCCCAGCGACTCTATAAAGATACAGATGGCAACAAAGGTCATGCCAGGATCCGCCGCAAGGTCAGGGAGGAGAAGGGGATCCTGACATCAGTTGTAGAGAAATACAACAGAATGGTTCCAAACACTGAAACTCTGTGCTTGGAAACCATTTTGTCTGGTGAGACAGCTTGGCCATGGCAGCTTCCACACAGTG ACTCTGTCGATCTAAGGACAAAGATAAAGGCATTCGACATCATCATGTCATTAAGGAGACTTCAGGAGGAGCAGAAGATTTTTGTTGCAGAGATGGACAACCATTGGAAATATCTTTCAACTCGTGCTGGTACCCTCAGAGAACTGTCCTGCTTGTTTGCCAGTGAGACACTGAAAA ATTCGCAATGTGGCCTAAGTGAAGAGGGTTTGAAAGGTCTGCAGAGCATCATCCACAGAAAGCAACGTAAAATCAGAGAAATGAGGGTGCAAGCAAGAGACTGTTACCTGCAAGTTTTGTCTGGAGCAGAGAACAACCTCTTAAACAAACTGTCAGCTGATGACTATGACAGTGACTTCGAAATTTCTGATGACGAACTGTAA